One segment of Podospora pseudopauciseta strain CBS 411.78 chromosome 5 map unlocalized CBS411.78m_5.2, whole genome shotgun sequence DNA contains the following:
- a CDS encoding uncharacterized protein (CAZy:AA7; COG:C; EggNog:ENOG503NWXH), with product MSLSTCCAAILAALGSSKVSAPGNFRYTSSLSSYYSLQTSQTQPDCIVQPASAADVSTAVTILAANSANPACRFAVRSGGHMFHAQASNIAGGVTLDLRDLNEITLVNGNADVRLGVGLTWGEVYAQLDPLGLTVAGGRIASVGVGGYIVGGGLSFLSPKVGFAADTVSKYEVVLANGTLVEATATQNSDLLRALRGGGNNLGIVTRVTMKTHTQGLMWGGTMMHPTTTLHNHLLAFIDFNKATGYDENASLITSLVYYYGISHTISTQMAYTGPPSSSPPAAFSDFLSVPWVTTNYARVNTMRNVTVEAGASIPGSSRNLWWTQTAVCNLQVLGAAYQIWWDSHSSVQNIPGIVWTMTFQPLPPSIYNRNPTTNSLGFNSPSRSNQPLVVIQLLASWASSLDDAFVRTKARELYDSLTSELVAKSATDPWVYLNYAADWQDPIAGYGTGNVAALQAARTKYDPNGVFTSRVPGGFKIPV from the exons ATGTCTCTCTCCACTTGT TGTGCAGCTATTCTGGCTGCTCTCGGAAGCTCCAAGGTCTCTGCTCCGGGGAACTTCAGGTACACATCATCGTTATCGTCCTACTATTCTCTGCAAACATCTCAGACACAGCCGGACTGCATTGTGCAGCCAGCATCAGCTGCCGATGTTTCCACCGCCGTGACTATTCTCGCAGCCAATTCTGCCAATCCCGCATGTCGCTTTGCTGTTCGGTCAGGAGGACACATGTTCCATGCCCAAGCCTCCAACATCGCCGGTGGTGTTACCCTTGATCTGAGAGACCTCAACGAGATCACTCTTGTCAATGGAAATGCAGACGTGCGTTTGGGTGTGGGCTTGACCTGGGGAGAGGTCTACGCTCAGCTAGACCCCTTGGGCCTGACCGTTGCTGGCGGAAGAATCGCGAGcgtgggtgttggtggctaCATCGTCGGCGGAGGACTGTCCTTCCTCTCACCAAAGGTTGGCTTCGCCGCTGATACTGTCTCCAAGTACGAAGTCGTCTTGGCCAACGGCACATTGGTTGAGGCCACAGCCACCCAGAACTCTGACCTGCTGCGTGCTCTTCGCGGAGGTGGCAACAATCTGGGCATCGTCACCCGCGTGACGATGAAGACACACACCCAGGGGCTAATGTGGGGAGGAACCATGATGCACCCTACCACGACGCTTCACAACCACCTCTTGGCATTCATCGACTTCAACAAGGCCACTGGATACGACGAGAAtgcctccctcatcaccagtcTTGTCTACTACTACGGCATCAGCCATACCATCTCAACTCAGATGGCGTACACTGGACCCCCTTCGTCGTCGCCACCCGCTGCGTTCTCTGACTTTTTGAGCGTCCCATGGGTCACAACCAACTACGCCAGGGTGAACACCATGAGAAACGTGACTGTCGAAGCAGGAGCCAGCATTCCAGGTAGCAGCCG caacctctgGTGGACCCAAACAGCAGTCTGCAACCTCCAAGTCCTCGGCGCGGCCTACCAAATCTGGTGGGACTCCCACTCCTCGGTCCAAAACATCCCCGGCATCGTCTGGACCATGACCTtccagcccctcccccccagcatTTACAACCGCAACCCgaccaccaactccctcgGGTTCAACTCCCCCAGCCGCAGCAATCAGCCCTTGGTTGTCATCCAGCTGCTCGCTTCGTGGGCTAGTTCCCTCGATGATGCTTTTGTCAGGACAAAGGCGAGGGAATTGTACGATTCTCTTACGTCGGAGTTGGTGGCCAAGAGCGCGACGGATCCGTGGGTGTATCTGAACTATGCGGCTGATTGGCAGGATCCGATTGCGGGGTATGGGACTGGGAATGTGGCTGCTCTGCAGGCGGCGAGGACGAAGTATGATCCGAACGGGGTTTTTACTAGTAGGGTGCCGGGTGGGTTCAAGATTCCggtttga
- a CDS encoding uncharacterized protein (COG:Q; EggNog:ENOG503NXXD), protein MAFGAAHVQLWLGLLAVAGLLYTSCLVIYRIFFHPLAKYPGPLLAKLTDAYMLYYAWRGDRHLEFWRMHEKYGKFVRFGPNALSANSNTALKEIYGFRANVRKAEFYDAFVHPAPNTHNARDRDLHARKRRVLSHAFSDGAIKEVERYILANIRTFCEAIGDYGRAIQDNKGWSAPKNMSDWCNWLAMDILGDLCFGKAFHMLDRPDNRYAVDLVGVAAQRHLLCGTMPIVNKLSLDKILFHKIAAGRAKYMAYSRQQLTERTALGDETDRRDFFYHLLKARDPETGQGFTTPELWGESNLLIIAGSDTTSTAMAATLFYLVRNPAALAKVTDEIREKFSSLEDIQLGPVLNSCHYLRACIDEAMRLSPSVGGLLPREVLAGGMTIDGEMVPEGTIVGTPHYTIHHNANYYPEPFAYKPERWIASPGSEKEAGVREQEVALAQSAFCPFSIGPRGCIGKGLAYVEMSITLARVLYMYDLRRAVGVEDPGEGKPGAEMGREKPSEFQLVDTFTSLKNGCMVEFRRRDL, encoded by the exons ATGGCGTTTGGCGCAGCACATGTCCAGCTTTGGCTGGGGCTATTAGCAGTAGCCGGCCTTCTTTAT ACATCATGTCTTGTCATCTACCGCATCTTTTTCCACCCATTAGCGAAATACCCAGGTCCCCTCCTGGCCAAGCTCACCGATGCCTACATGCTCTACTACGCCTGGCGAGGCGACCGCCATCTTGAGTTCTGGCGCATGCACGAGAAGTATGGCAAATTCGTCCGCTTCGGTCCCAACGCCCTCAGTGCAAACTCAAACACCGCCCTCAAGGAGATCTACGGCTTCCGAGCCAACGTCAGGAAGGCCGAGTTCTACGATGCCTTCGTCCACCCCGCTCCCAACACCCACAACGCCCGCGACAGGGACCTCCACGCTCGCAAGCGCCGTGTTCTGTCGCATGCCTTCTCCGATGGCGCCATCAAAGAGGTAGAGCGCTACATCCTGGCCAACATCCGCACTTTCTGCGAGGCCATCGGCGACTATGGCCGTGCCATCCAGGATAATAAGGGATGGAGTGCGCCGAAGAACATGTCCGACTGGTGCAACTGGCTGGCCATGGATATCCTCGGTGATCTATGCTTCGGCAAGGCTTTCCACATGTTGGATAGGCCAGACAACAGGTACGCTGTTGATCTCGTCGGTGTAGCTGCCCAGAGACATCTCCTGTGCGGTACTATGCCCATTGTCAACAAGCTCTCTCTGGATAAGATCCTCTTCCACAAGATCGCTGCTGGTCGCGCCAAATATATGGCTTATTCGCGCCAGCAACTGACCGAGCGCACTGCTCTTGGTGATGAGACCGACCGCCGCGACTTTTTTTACCATCTCCTCAAGGCGCGCGACCCGGAAACTGGGCAGggcttcaccacccccgagTTGTGGGGCGAGTCCAACTTGCTGATCATTGCCGGCTCTGACACCACCTCTACCGCTATGGCTGCCACTCTGTTCTATCTCGTCCGCAACCCTGCCGCGTTGGCGAAGGTCACAGATGAGATCAGAGAGAAGTTCTCGTCTCTGGAGGATATCCAACTGGGTCCCGTTCTCAACTCTTGCCACTACCTCCGCGCCTGCATCGATGAGGCTATGCGCTTGTCGCCTAGTGTTGGTGGTCTGTTGCCCAGAGAGGTCTTGGCCGGCGGTATGACTATCGACGGCGAGATGGTACCTGAGGGAACGATTGTCGGAACACCACATTATACCATCCACCACAATGCCAACTACTACCCCGAGCCGTTTGCCTACAAGCCAGAGAGATGGATTGCTTCTCCAGGTAGCGAGAAGGAGGCCGGTGTTAGGGAACAGGAGGTAGCATTGGCTCAGAGCGCGTTCTGCCCATTTTCGATTGGACCAAGAGGGTGCATCGGGAAGGGCCTGGCGTACGTTGAGATGAGCATCACCCTGGCGAGAGTGCTGTATATGTATGACCTTCGCCGggcggttggtgttgaggatcCAGGAGAGGGCAAGCCTGGGGCGGAGATGGGCAGGGAGAAGCCGAGTGAGTTCCAGTTGGTCGACACATTTACCAGCTTGAAGAATGGGTGTATGGTTGAGTTTAGGAGGAGGGACCTGTaa
- a CDS encoding uncharacterized protein (EggNog:ENOG503Q4VX): protein MPPRRSLYQTRFEKSKSVATNKPRQNDTTTSWYSNSIRHPETIGIMTVCKYFQQGNCRFGNNCRFEHPRDGGSSQSPFGGGGNRFSALSGGQQGAFGGSKQSDQPEYAGLNEETIRKDLQNELPQWIFSCYGPGKDAPDNLFGGYPREQQPEELRIHFMKGQAAGEAEAAMNEIMQLHQVARQQIEHTLSNVPAAIQHVRDGINRHPNRHDICKQGTAGNTGTTFGQPAPNAFQSSQPASNPFGATAQPAAGGFGQPAALGQKPNPFGAPAFGQPAQPAATPSPFGQPAAPSAFGQPAALGASTPFGKPASSGFGQPSALGGGNKVFGQAAAPAFGQSGFGQTTQAPSAFGQPAALGATPSPFAAATAAANTAQQNPSPFGQPAQNPSPFGAPAPPAANGFRQPAATPSPFGAPAAAPASNPFGAASQPAQNTPSPFGQPAAPAANPFGQPAPAAAAPSPFGAPAAPTATPSPFGAPAATTAAPSAFGQPVTAPAPSPFGGTTATAPQPTPQQGVGPYGPGATRSHPPLSSYASKNPDNTLGMFKGRPVMYEVVKSQGEKPIPVIRGFDGSIQKIWNPNGAPNYTAETEAEPEKYNDPTVQRQWMMFVETGRFENGIMPEVPPKREFCVWDF, encoded by the exons ATGCCACCGCGCCGCTCTCTCTACCAAACGCGTTTTGAGAAGAGCAAGTCAGTTGCGACCAACAAACCACGACAAAACGACACAACCACGTCATGGTACAGCAATAGTATCCGACACCCTGAAACAATCGGCATCATGACAGTTTGCAAATACTTTCAGCAAGGAAACTGCCGCTTTGGAA ATAACTGCAGGTTTGAGCATCCAAGAGACGGGGGTTCGTCTCAGTCACCGtttggcggcggtgggaACAGATTCAGCGCCCTTTCTGGAGGACAGCAGGGCGCGTTCGGAGGGTCTAAACAGTCAG ATCAACCCGAGTACGCCGGCCTGAACGAGGAAACGATTCGAAAAGACCTTCAGAACGAACTACCACAATGGATATTCTCCTGCTACGGCCCGGGCAAAGATGCGCCAGACAACCTGTTCGGTGGCTACCCCCGTGAGCAGCAACCAGAGGAGCTCAGGATACATTTCATGAAAGGTCAGGCAGCGGGGGAGGCAGAAGCAGCC ATGAACGAGATTATGCAACTGCATCAAGTAGCACGACAACAAATCGAACACACGCTGAGCAACGTACCCGCCGCTATCCAGCACGTGCGTGACGGGATCAACAGACATCCAAATCGTCATGACATATGCAAACAAGGAACAGCGGGCAACACTGGAACAACGTTCGGACAGCCAGCGCCAAATGCTTTCCAGAGCTCACAGCCTGCTTCGAATCCCTTCGGTGCTACCGCTCAACCCGCTGCTGGAGGTTTTGGTCAGCCAGCTGCGTTGGGTCAGAAGCCCAACCCATTCGGTGCGCCAGCCTTTGGACAGCCAGCCCAACCAGCCGCTACCCCATCACCCTTTGGGCAACCAGCTGCACCGTCGGCCTTTGGACAGCCAGCCGCCCTGGGAGCAAGCACTCCTTTTGGGAAGCCAGCATCAAGCGGTTTTGGCCAGCCCAGCGCCCTAGGGGGTGGCAACAAGGTCTTTGGCCAAGCCGCAGCACCGGCATTTGGCCAGTCAGGATTTGGGCAGACAACACAGGCACCAAGCGCTTTTGGTCAACCAGCTGCCTTGGGCGCCACACCAAGCCcatttgctgctgccactGCCGCCGCGAACACCGCCCAACAGAATCCCAGTCCATTTGGGCAGCCAGCGCAAAACCCATCACCTTTTGGGGCACCGGCACCCCCTGCTGCCAATGGCTTTCGCCAGCCCGCCGCAACCCCAAGTCCATTCGGAGCTCCAGCAGCGGCTCCAGCATCGAATCCCTTCGGGGCAGCTTCTCAGCCAGCACAAAACACACCATCTCCGTTCGGGCAACCAGCAGCCCCTGCCGCCAACCCTTTCGGGCAGCCAGCTCCAGCGGCGGCTGCTCCCTCACCATTTGGAGCACCCGCCGCTCCAACGGCTACTCCCTCGCCATTCGGAGCTCCTGCCGCCACGACTGCTGCCCCGAGTGCGTTTGGCCAGCCCGTTACTGCACCAGCACCCAGCCCCTTTGGCGGAACCACGGCTACGGCCCCTCAGCCTACTCCGCAGCAAGGGGTGGGACCATATGGCCCTGGCGCCACTCGCAGCCATCCCCCTTTGTCGTCATATGCCTCAAAGAACCCCGACAACACCCTTGGGATGTTCAAAGGCAGACCCGTCATGTATGAAGTGGTCAAAAGCCAGGGGGAGAAGCCTATTCCGGTTATCAGGGGGTTTGACGGGTCGATTCAGAAGATTTGGAATCCGAATGGTGCGCCGAATTACACGGCTGAGACGGAGGCCGAGCCAGAAAAGTACAATGATCCAACGGTGCAACGTCAGTGGATGATGTTTGTAGAGACGGGAAGGTTTGAGAATGGGATCATGCCGGAGGTACCGCCAAAGAGGGAGTTTTGTGTTTGGGATTTCTAA
- a CDS encoding uncharacterized protein (COG:S; EggNog:ENOG503PBJV), whose amino-acid sequence MSTRYEYSYLETGHIRLLHILSVSPEIRVRIDVVPLDTDPAPIYAALSYLWGENPPFSRVIVEPHGRYVDIARNLTVCFQHLDAFIGTNIWIDAVCINQEDDEEKSRQVSRMGSIYERATKVLSWLGPSADNSDAAIDGISNYGKAAVDAGLLDIKKELLETWPDVGDDPANMRARDAVVELMVKANAAEGDADRAAERFPRLAFAAITRREYFNRVWIKQEITLARNSIVLCGFKQTDAESFHASLLFYGLLIVWETNEYRAGRHARIPGPFSIEELMAAPDGPWALLKQTNTDPAAGSAFSGRRKFLREGGKKPLFELLHTSYVRNGALGLRSTKPLDKIYALLGIAADAVESGIYTDYTKTPDEAFEQAARFLITQGHVDVLKWCRTRRVNPPTWVPDFDANLSYTWSDDMGVPLFKATGSKSQPITLVHEMNGPRPASLRLHGVCLDTVVAVGSVFVHNDGMKYPQEAARQLFLNVKAFLERTSKYTKDQWDDALWRIPICDREYHPTSMYFQRATLERSGRQFELLRTQPVDDEKVMAETMSYQATMRYENGARPVLLTAGYVGLGPMETMAEDIVVLLYGGSTPFVLRSTRTQGEYYLVGEAYIYGVMDGEMMDKGLEEEVFTLY is encoded by the coding sequence ATGAGCACCCGATACGAATATTCATATCTCGAAACTGGACACATCCGCCTCCTTCATATTCTCTCTGTTTCCCCCGAGATACGCGTCCGCATCGATGTTGTCCCTCTCGACACCGACCCCGCCCCCATCTACGCGGCATTATCCTATCTCTGGGGCGAAAACCCACCGTTCTCTCGCGTCATTGTCGAGCCTCATGGGCGATACGTCGATATCGCACGCAACCTGACCGTATGCTTTCAACACCTCGATGCCTTCATTGGGACCAACATTTGGATCGACGCAGTGTGTATCAACCAggaagatgacgaggaaAAGTCGCGCCAGGTTTCACGAATGGGGTCCATCTATGAACGTGCCACCAAGGTGCTGTCCTGGCTTGGCCCCTCTGCTGACAACAGTGATGCTGCCATAGACGGCATCTCCAACTATGGGAAGGCGGCTGTAGATGCCGGTCTGCTTGACATCAAGAAGGAACTCCTCGAGACTTGGCCAGATGTGGGTGACGACCCTGCCAATATGCGCGCAAGGGATGCAGTGGTGGAACTCATGGTCAAGGCGAACGCAGCCGAGGGTGATGCAGACCGTGCTGCTGAGCGGTTCCCACGTCTTGCATTTGCTGCGATTACTCGTCGGGAGTATTTCAATCGCGTTTGGATCAAGCAGGAAATTACGCTTGCGCGCAATTCCATTGTCCTTTGTGGCTTCAAGCAAACCGATGCCGAGTCATTCCACGCCTCTCTTCTGTTCTATGGCCTGCTGATTGTCTGGGAAACCAACGAGTACAGAGCCGGTCGACATGCTCGAATTCCGGGACCCTTCTCCATAGAGGAACTGATGGCTGCGCCAGACGGCCCTTGGGCCCTCTTGAAACAAACGAACACGGACCCCGCCGCGGGATCAGCCTTCTCAGGCCGGCGCAAGTTCCTACGTGAAGGTGGCAAGAAGCCTCTATTCGAACTCCTCCACACTTCATACGTGAGGAACGGTGCTCTCGGCCTGCGGTCCACGAAACCCTTGGACAAGATCTACGCCCTGCTTGGTATCGCGGCAGACGCAGTTGAATCGGGAATTTACACAGACTACACCAAGACACCCGACGAAGCTTTCGAACAAGCAGCAAGGttcctcatcacccaagGCCATGTCGATGTCCTCAAGTGGTGTCGCACACGACGGGTCAACCCACCGACATGGGTCCCCGACTTCGATGCCAATCTCTCGTACACGTGGTCTGACGATATGGGCGTCCCGTTATTCAAAGCAACAGGGTCCAAGTCCCAACCGATAACTTTAGTTCACGAGATGAATGGCCCGCGGCCCGCCTCGCTTCGACTGCATGGTGTTTGTCTTGACACTGTTGTGGCAGTTGGCAGTGTCTTTGTCCACAACGACGGGATGAAATATCCCCAGGAAGCCGCTCGCCAGTTGTTCCTTAACGTCAAGGCGTTCCTCGAGCGGACATCAAAGTATACAAAGGACCAGTGGGACGATGCGTTATGGCGCATTCCCATCTGCGACAGGGAGTACCACCCTACATCTATGTACTTTCAGCGGGCTACCCTCGAACGATCAGGCAGGCAGTTTGAACTGTTACGCACCCAACCGGTGGATGACGAGAAGGTTATGGCGGAAACCATGTCTTATCAGGCCACGATGCGGTATGAGAATGGTGCGCGTCCTGTCCTTCTGACGGCTGGTTATGTTGGGCTGGGTCCGATGGAGACAATGGCGGAGGACATCGTCGTGCTCTTGTATGGCGGGTCGACCCCGTTTGTGCTGAGATCTACGAGGACTCAGGGCGAGTATTATCTTGTTGGGGAGGCGTATATTTATGGCGTGATGGAcggggagatgatggataaggggctggaggaggaggtgtttaCTCTGTACTAG
- a CDS encoding uncharacterized protein (CAZy:GH5; COG:G; EggNog:ENOG503P066), producing the protein MKIVSMFLALASLTQAAPSHQNQYQNDLSNRQAGSWPFGPFVTSAGKIRDTTGKNIVYAGTNWPGHGEVMIPEGLQYQSIEYIVTKIKSIGMNAIRLTFAIEMIDQIYANNGQDITIQRAFTQALGQANGTKILNQVLAKNPQFTASTTRLQVFDAVAAELARQQIYVHLDNHISKGMWCCSGTDGNTWWGDTYFNTANWVRGLSYMANHGRNWAGLVSIGLRNEPREPTNNNALRSSSYNWQSLYNFHKQGASAISKANPALLIFLSGINYDTTVAPFFDGSTLSPGNTRFSLSDFPGYANKLVLEVHNYETGINSCSSLQYNLFNKGFKAMTSEAKIQFPVLLTEFGFAMDANTWRGTYATCLASYLPSQKAGWTIWVLAGSYYVREGIQDYDEGWGLLTRDWREWRSQGYVDGLFRGMVRNSLAG; encoded by the exons ATGAAGATTGTTTCAATGTTTCTGGCGCTGGCCAGCCTCACTCAAGCAGCACCAAGCCACCAAAACCAATACCAAAATGACCTCTCTAACCGACAGGCCGGATCCTGGCCCTTTGGCCCTTTTGTCACCTCCGCCGGGAAGATTCGCGACACAACCGGCAAAAATATCGTGTACGCCGGCACAAACTGGCCCGGTCATGGCGAGGTCATGATCCCGGAGGGTCTGCAATACCAGTCCATCGAATACATCGTCACCAAGATCAAGAGCATCGGCATGAACGCCATCCGTCTCACTTTCGCAATCGAAATGATCGACCAAATCTACGCCAACAACGGACAAGACATTACCATCCAACGCGCCTTCACCCAAGCACTCGGCCAAGCCAACGGCACCAAAATCCTCAACCAAGTCCTCGCAAAGAACCCACAGTTCACCGCCTCGACAACCAGACTCCAAGTCTTCGACGCCGTTGCCGCCGAGCTAGCCAGGCAACAGATTTATGTCCATCTTGACAACCACATCTCAAAAGGAATGTGGTGCTGCTCCGGCACCGACGGCAACACCTGGTGGGGAGACACCTACTTTAACACCGCCAACTGGGTCAGAGGACTGTCTTACATGGCTAACCAC GGCCGAAACTGGGCCGGTCTAGTCTCCATCGGCCTCCGCAACGAGCCCCGCgaaccaacaaacaacaacgccCTCCGCTCCTCATCCTACAACTGGCAATCCCTCTACAACTTCCACAAACAGGGTGCCTCCGCCATCAGCAAAGCCAATCCTGCCTTGCTAATCTTCCTCTCTGGCATCAACTACGATACCACCGTCGCGCCTTTTTTCGATGGTTCGACCCTCTCCCCGGGGAACACCCGTTTCTCTCTGTCAGACTTCCCCGGATATGCGAACAAACTCGTGCTGGAAGTCCACAACTACGAAACGGGGATAAATAGCTGTTCCTCTCTGCAATACAACCTCTTTAACAAGGGCTTCAAAGCCATGACGTCTGAAGCAAAGATCCAGTTCCCGGTTTTGTTGACTGAGTTTGGGTTTGCGATGGATGCGAATACCTGGCGGGGTACGTACGCGACTTGTTTGGCTAGTTATCTGCCGAGCCAGAAGGCGGGGTGGACGATCTGGGTGTTGGCGGGGAGTTATTATGTGCGGGAGGGGATACAGGATTATGAtgaggggtgggggttgttgacgCGGGATtggagggagtggaggagCCAGGGGTATGTGGATGGGTTGTTtagggggatggtgaggaatTCTCTTGCGGGGTAG